In the genome of Microtus ochrogaster isolate Prairie Vole_2 unplaced genomic scaffold, MicOch1.0 UNK38, whole genome shotgun sequence, one region contains:
- the Tp73 gene encoding tumor protein p73, producing the protein MSRSVREMTQSASSSPGEGATFEHLWSSLEPDSTYFDLPQPSRGNSEAVGSEETSMDVFHLPGMAQFNLLSSAMDQMGSRAAPASPYTPEHAASAPTHSPYAQPSSTFDTMSPAPVIPSNTDYPGPHHFEVTFQQSSTAKSATWTYSPLLKKLYCQIAKTCPIQIKVSTPPPPGTAIRAMPVYKKAEHVTDIVKRCPNHELGRDFNEGQSAPASHLIRVEGNNLSQYVDDPVTGRQSVVVPYEPPQVGTEFTTILYNFMCNSSCVGGMNRRPILVIITLETRDGQVLGRRSFEGRICACPGRDRKADEDHYREQQALNESATKNGAASKRAFKQSPPAIPALGANVKKRRHGDEDMFYMHVRGRENFEILMKVKESLELMELVPQPLVDSYRQQQQQQLLQRPSHMQSSSYGPVLSPINKVHGGINKLPSVNQLVGQPPPHSSAAGPNLGPMGSGMLNSHSHTMTANGEMNGGHGSQTMVSGSHCTPPPPYHADPSLVSFLTGLGCPNCIECFTSQGLQSIYHLQNLTIEDLGALKIPDQYRMTIWRGLQDLKQSHDCGQQLLRTSSNAATISIGGSGELQRQRVMEAVHFRVRHTITIPNRGGPGGVTGPDEWADFGFDLPDCKSRKQPIKEEFTETESH; encoded by the exons GCCCAGTTCAATTTGCTCAGCAGCGCCATGGACCAGATGGGCAGCCGCGCGGCCCCGGCCAGCCCCTACACCCCGGAGCACGCTGCCAGCGCACCCACCCACTCGCCCTACGCGCAGCCCAGCTCCACTTTCGACACCATGTCTCCAGCGCCTGTCATCCCTTCCAACACTGACTACCCTGGCCCCCACCACTTCGAGGTCACCTTCCAGCAGTCCAGCACAGCCAAGTCAGCCACCTGGACG TACTCCCCACTTTTGAAGAAGTTGTATTGTCAGATTGCCAAGACTTGCCCTATCCAGATCAAGGTGTCCACGCCGCCACCCCCAGGCACGGCCATCAGAGCCATGCCTGTCTACAAGAAGGCAGAGCACGTGACTGACATCGTTAAGCGCTGCCCCAACCACGAGCTTGGCAGGGACTTCAATGAAG GACAGTCTGCCCCGGCTAGCCACCTCATCCGAGTGGAAGGCAACAACCTCTCCCAGTATGTGGATGACCCTGTCACCGGCAGGCAAAGCGTGGTTGTACCCTACGAACCCCCACAG GTGGGGACAGAATTCACCACCATCCTGTACAACTTCATGTGTAACAGCAGCTGCGTAGGGGGCATGAACCGGAGGCCTATCCTTGTTATCATCACCTTGGAGACCCGGGA TGGACAGGTTCTGGGCCGCCGGTCTTTCGAGGGTCGCATCTGTGCCTGCCCTGGCCGTGACCGCAAAGCCGATGAAGACCACTACCGCGAGCAGCAGGCCCTGAATGAGAGCGCCACAAAGAATGGGGCTGCCAGTAAACGTG CATTCAAGCAGAGCCCTCCCGCCATCCCGGCCCTGGGCGCTAACGTGAAGAAGAGGAGGCATGGGGATGAGGACATGTTCTACATGCAT GTGCGAGGCAGGGAGAACTTTGAGATCTTGATGAAAGTCAAGGAGAGCCTCGAACTGATGGAACTTGTACCACAGCCTCTGGTCGACTCCTATcgacagcagcaacagcagcagctccTACAGAGGCC GAGTCACATGCAGTCGTCATCCTATGGGCCCGTCCTCTCCCCGATAAACAAGGTACATGGTGGCATCAACAAGCTGCCCTCCGTCAACCAGCTGGTGGGCCAGCCTCCACCACACAGCTCGGCAGCTGGGCCCAACCTGGGACCCATGG GCTCCGGGATGCTCAACAGTCACAGCCACACCATGACGGCCAACGGTGAGATGAACGGCGGCCACGGCTCCCAGACCATGGTTTCAGGGTCACACTGCACCCCGCCACCCCCCTATCACGCAGACCCAAGCCTCGTCAG TTTTTTAACAGGATTGGGGTGTCCAAACTGCATCGAATGTTTCACCTCCCAAGGGTTACAGAGCATCTACCACCTGCAGAACCTCACCATAGAG GACCTCGGGGCCCTGAAAATCCCTGATCAGTACCGCATGACCATCTGGAGGGGCctgcaggacctgaagcagagccATGACTGCGGGCAGCAGCTGCTTCGCACCAGCAGCAATGCGGCCACCATCTCCATCGGTGGCTCTGGAGAGCTTCAGCGGCAGCGCGTCATGGAAGCTGTCCATTTCCGCGTACGCCACACCATCACCATCCCTAACCGCGGAGGACCAGGTGGGGTGACGGGCCCCGACGAGTGGGCAGACTTTGGCTTTGACCTGCCTGACTGCAAGTCTCGGAAGCAACCCATCAAAGAGGagttcacagagacagagagccactgA